One window from the genome of Pelodictyon luteolum DSM 273 encodes:
- the bchH gene encoding magnesium chelatase subunit H codes for MHDKIRIAAVVGMEQCNQRVWREVSDMISAHAELTQWTDQDLEHQNPEAAEAIRNADCVFTTLIQFKGQADWLEEQLKASKVKTVFAYESMPEVMQMTKVGTYVVSGDGGGMPDIVKKVAKMLVKGRDEDALYGYMKLLKIMRTMLPLIPKKAKDFKNWMQVYTYWMHPTAENLAGMFNYIMAEYFEVGVKAEKVQEVPTMGFYHPDAPEYMKDLHHYEKWLHKHDKASAKRRNIAMLFFRKHLLQEKEYIDNTIRAIESRGLNPLPVFVMGVEGHVAAREWFTHGNVDMLVNMMGFGFVGGPAGATTPGASAAARDEILQKIDAPYVVAQPLFIQDVNSWKKEGVVPLQSAMTYSLPEMDGAVCPVVLGAIKDGRLHTVQDRLDRLSLIAKKFSDLRHMPNSEKKVAFVVYDYPPGMGKKASAALLDVPKSVYAMLLKLKDEGYNVGELPESPEAMLAMLDRATDYEIQAHEQDCFSIDREIFNRITTDRERERIEGRWNGFPGDIVPVGPDRLFIGGIQFGNVFIGVQPRLGIQGDPMRLLFDKENTPHHQYIAFYRWISREFGANAMIHVGMHGTVEWMPGLQLGVTGDCWPDALLGEVPHFYIYPINNPSEANIAKRRGYATMISHNIPPLARAGLYKELPAFKEMLNDYRERGLEKIVDVETEEAIIDKARQLNLTDDCPRVEGEAFQEYISRLYTYMMELEGRLISNSLHVFGATPQLETQVTTITEYLKVRGNEKSLPSIILQAIGENGTYGDYATLATRARKGESAAMQVRERVDGHTRDFISGTIFERGNPASVFSTLTGGAQVSKEMAEAINESLKEGLAMKTALEDNSGEMRSFVHALSGGYLPSGPGGDLVRDGAGILPTGRNIHAIDPWRIPSELAFKRGKQIADSILQRHVEENNGEYPESIAQVLWGLDTIKSKGEAVAVIIHLMGAEPAYDAQGKISHYALIPLEKLKRPRIDVLIQISSIFRDTFGVLVDHLDKLVKDAAKADETHEMNHIKKHVDIAMQNGADFEAATSRLFTQAPGSYGSQVEELVEDSAWETEQDLDDMFVKRTGFAYGGNRYGDQQTDILKGLLGTVDRVVQQVDSAEFGISDIDRYFSSSGALQLSARRRNPKGDNVKLNYVETFTADVKIDDADKALKVEFRTKLLNPKWFETMLEQGHSGAAEISNRFTYMLGWDAVTKGVDDWVYKEAAETYAFDPNMRDRLMKANPKAFKNIVGRMLEASGRGMWNADPDMIDKLQEIYSDLEDRLEGIEV; via the coding sequence ATGCACGATAAAATCAGAATCGCAGCAGTCGTCGGGATGGAGCAATGCAACCAGAGGGTCTGGCGCGAGGTCAGTGATATGATTTCCGCCCATGCTGAACTGACCCAATGGACCGATCAGGATCTCGAACACCAGAACCCCGAAGCCGCCGAAGCAATCCGCAATGCGGACTGCGTTTTCACCACCCTCATCCAGTTCAAGGGACAGGCCGACTGGCTCGAAGAGCAGCTGAAAGCCTCGAAGGTCAAGACCGTGTTTGCCTATGAGTCGATGCCTGAAGTGATGCAGATGACGAAGGTGGGTACGTACGTGGTATCAGGAGACGGCGGAGGCATGCCGGACATCGTGAAGAAGGTTGCCAAGATGCTGGTTAAGGGCCGCGACGAAGACGCGCTCTATGGCTACATGAAGCTGCTGAAGATCATGCGGACCATGCTGCCCTTGATTCCGAAGAAAGCAAAGGATTTCAAGAACTGGATGCAGGTCTATACCTACTGGATGCATCCGACTGCGGAGAACCTCGCCGGGATGTTCAACTACATCATGGCAGAATACTTCGAAGTGGGCGTGAAGGCCGAGAAGGTGCAGGAGGTCCCCACCATGGGCTTCTACCATCCCGACGCCCCGGAATACATGAAAGATCTGCACCACTATGAGAAGTGGCTGCACAAACACGACAAGGCATCAGCCAAAAGGCGCAACATCGCCATGCTCTTCTTCCGCAAGCACCTGTTGCAGGAGAAGGAATATATCGACAACACCATCCGCGCCATCGAGTCACGGGGCCTCAATCCCCTGCCGGTGTTCGTGATGGGTGTGGAAGGACATGTGGCTGCAAGAGAGTGGTTTACGCATGGCAATGTCGACATGCTCGTCAATATGATGGGATTCGGGTTCGTCGGCGGCCCTGCCGGTGCGACCACCCCGGGAGCCTCAGCCGCTGCGCGTGACGAGATCCTCCAGAAAATCGACGCACCCTACGTTGTGGCCCAGCCGCTCTTCATCCAGGATGTGAATTCATGGAAGAAAGAGGGCGTGGTACCGCTGCAGTCGGCCATGACCTACTCGCTTCCCGAAATGGACGGCGCGGTCTGTCCCGTCGTGCTCGGCGCCATCAAGGACGGCCGCCTGCACACGGTGCAGGACCGCCTCGACCGCCTCTCCCTCATTGCAAAGAAGTTCTCTGACCTCCGTCACATGCCGAACAGCGAGAAGAAAGTCGCGTTCGTGGTCTACGACTACCCGCCCGGCATGGGCAAGAAAGCAAGCGCGGCACTGCTCGACGTACCGAAGAGCGTCTACGCCATGCTCCTGAAACTGAAAGACGAGGGATACAATGTCGGCGAACTCCCGGAATCACCGGAAGCCATGCTCGCCATGCTTGATCGCGCCACCGACTACGAAATCCAGGCCCACGAGCAGGACTGCTTCTCGATCGACCGCGAAATCTTCAACCGCATCACCACCGACCGCGAGCGCGAGCGTATCGAAGGCCGCTGGAACGGGTTCCCGGGTGACATCGTCCCCGTCGGACCGGACCGGCTGTTCATCGGCGGCATCCAGTTCGGCAACGTGTTCATCGGTGTGCAGCCGCGCCTCGGCATACAGGGCGACCCGATGCGCCTGCTCTTCGACAAGGAGAACACCCCGCACCACCAGTACATCGCATTCTACCGCTGGATCAGCCGTGAGTTCGGGGCCAACGCAATGATTCATGTCGGCATGCACGGCACCGTTGAATGGATGCCCGGCCTGCAGCTCGGCGTCACCGGTGACTGCTGGCCCGATGCGCTGCTCGGCGAGGTTCCGCATTTCTACATCTACCCGATAAACAACCCCAGCGAAGCCAACATCGCCAAGCGCCGCGGGTATGCGACCATGATTTCGCACAACATCCCCCCGCTTGCCCGCGCCGGCCTCTACAAGGAGCTGCCCGCGTTCAAGGAGATGCTGAACGACTACAGGGAGCGCGGCCTCGAGAAAATCGTCGACGTGGAGACCGAAGAGGCCATCATCGACAAGGCCCGCCAGCTCAACCTGACCGACGACTGCCCGAGGGTTGAGGGGGAAGCGTTCCAGGAGTACATCAGCCGCCTCTACACCTACATGATGGAGCTTGAGGGTCGACTGATCTCCAATTCGCTGCACGTGTTCGGCGCAACCCCCCAGCTTGAGACCCAGGTGACCACCATCACCGAGTACCTGAAGGTGCGCGGCAACGAGAAGTCACTGCCCTCCATCATCCTGCAGGCCATCGGCGAAAACGGAACCTACGGCGACTACGCAACCCTCGCCACCCGGGCAAGGAAAGGCGAGTCAGCCGCCATGCAGGTACGCGAACGGGTGGACGGACATACCCGCGACTTCATTTCCGGAACCATTTTCGAACGCGGCAATCCGGCATCGGTGTTCAGCACCCTGACCGGAGGAGCGCAGGTTTCAAAAGAGATGGCTGAAGCCATCAACGAATCGCTGAAAGAGGGTCTTGCGATGAAAACCGCCCTTGAGGACAACAGCGGAGAGATGCGTAGCTTCGTGCATGCGCTCTCCGGCGGGTACCTCCCCTCGGGCCCCGGCGGCGACCTTGTACGCGACGGCGCAGGCATTCTGCCTACCGGACGCAACATCCACGCCATCGACCCGTGGCGCATTCCTTCCGAACTGGCTTTCAAACGTGGCAAGCAGATTGCCGACAGCATCCTGCAGCGCCATGTGGAAGAGAACAACGGCGAGTACCCCGAAAGCATCGCCCAGGTTCTCTGGGGCCTCGACACCATCAAGAGCAAGGGTGAAGCCGTCGCGGTGATCATCCACCTGATGGGAGCCGAACCGGCATACGATGCACAGGGCAAGATCAGCCACTACGCGCTCATTCCGCTCGAAAAGCTCAAGAGGCCGCGCATCGACGTGCTCATCCAGATCAGCTCCATCTTCCGCGACACCTTCGGCGTGCTCGTCGACCATCTCGACAAGCTGGTGAAGGATGCCGCCAAGGCTGATGAGACCCATGAGATGAACCACATCAAGAAACATGTCGACATCGCCATGCAGAACGGCGCCGACTTCGAAGCCGCAACTTCACGCCTCTTCACCCAGGCTCCCGGCTCATATGGTTCACAGGTCGAAGAGCTGGTGGAAGACTCGGCATGGGAAACGGAGCAGGACCTCGACGACATGTTCGTCAAACGCACCGGATTCGCATACGGCGGAAACCGCTATGGCGACCAGCAGACCGACATCCTGAAAGGACTGCTCGGCACCGTCGACCGGGTGGTGCAGCAGGTCGACTCCGCGGAGTTCGGCATTTCCGACATAGACCGCTACTTCTCCTCCTCCGGAGCGCTGCAGCTCTCCGCACGCCGCCGCAACCCGAAGGGCGACAACGTGAAGCTCAACTATGTGGAGACCTTTACGGCGGACGTTAAGATCGACGACGCAGACAAGGCGCTGAAGGTGGAGTTCCGCACGAAGCTCCTCAACCCGAAATGGTTCGAGACGATGCTCGAGCAGGGCCACAGCGGAGCCGCCGAAATCAGCAACCGCTTCACCTACATGCTCGGCTGGGACGCCGTCACCAAGGGTGTCGACGACTGGGTCTACAAAGAAGCCGCAGAGACCTACGCCTTCGACCCGAACATGCGCGACCGGCTCATGAAGGCGAACCCCAAGGCCTTCAAGAACATCGTCGGCCGCATGCTCGAAGCAAGCGGACGCGGCATGTGGAACGCTGATCCGGACATGATCGACAAGCTCCAGGAGATATACTCCGACCTTGAAGACCGCCTGGAAGGCATCGAGGTATAA
- a CDS encoding TonB-dependent receptor — protein MKSTKTRVRSLARIVATAWCMLAFMVPLTSYGADTGTVKGQVTDRADGEGVYGATVTIGGTTISTATDMDGNFTLRNVPVATQKLSVSIVGYAPASQVVTVAADATATANISLGHTTIMASEVVVGAAMYGQDRLSVPVTANVVTSEQIKEEPNPTLDAVVEGVPGVVVSRAGGTTSSSLQIRGSNVYQGGGIGTRVQALYDGFPINAPESGEIVWQSVNMNAADKVELLKGAAATLYGSGAMGGVVNVYGHLPEKEEILAGSSIGFYDAPPSDDQSAYRESYTPVFWNSYVGYGNKDDKWRYSVLYSHSDDNGYRENTDSYLNDLKIKARYDIDATQYLQLSAFYNATVGGYGRTWPYVAGAGGTVTSTSPELAYDINNPTAYGDDTTLRKNALVGLNYVKMFSDDVSLDTRLYYTHNGTRYEYNPTATAELVTAAAGPIPATYQQPGSFNETYSDRVGAGTKLDWKVSDAHRLLFGVDGNFTNVMSTQVTATTPVAGVLNDIQESNFASFLQDEWKITDRLTSLASVRYDWNGISDDMAGTTPIQNKSVDAVSPRVALNYKAMDDMSFRASWGRSFRAPSLYERFVRDGGFATLTPNPALDKETMTAWEAGVFKQFGERVALDIAGFINNYNDLIESTVITAPSTYQYQNISKARIWGIETNLNIKPVDEVNVNLAYTYMNAKNESYDPATASSSVTNNPDPDWLAYRPEHTASASTTWKATKDLALNVNGRYVSKYKNINMYNNVAGTNYPGDFVVLGVGAKYKVNDNFSTSLVCNNINNTQYEEVMYFRAPGRSYVLGVDFSY, from the coding sequence ATGAAATCAACCAAGACACGGGTGCGTTCCTTAGCCCGTATCGTAGCGACAGCATGGTGCATGCTGGCGTTTATGGTTCCGCTGACCTCCTACGGCGCGGATACCGGAACAGTGAAGGGCCAAGTCACCGACAGGGCTGACGGAGAGGGCGTCTACGGCGCAACCGTCACCATCGGCGGCACCACCATCAGCACCGCGACCGACATGGATGGGAACTTCACCCTCCGGAACGTCCCCGTAGCAACCCAGAAACTCTCCGTCTCCATCGTAGGCTACGCTCCTGCATCGCAGGTCGTGACGGTCGCCGCAGATGCAACAGCAACAGCCAACATTTCTCTCGGCCATACAACCATCATGGCCTCTGAGGTCGTGGTCGGCGCAGCCATGTACGGGCAGGATCGGCTCAGTGTTCCGGTGACGGCCAACGTTGTCACCAGCGAGCAGATCAAGGAAGAGCCGAACCCGACGCTTGACGCGGTAGTAGAGGGAGTACCTGGTGTCGTGGTATCCCGCGCAGGTGGCACAACTTCATCATCGCTTCAGATCCGTGGATCCAACGTTTACCAAGGTGGTGGCATCGGCACAAGGGTGCAGGCCTTGTATGATGGGTTCCCGATCAACGCACCTGAATCCGGCGAAATTGTATGGCAGTCAGTCAATATGAATGCTGCCGACAAGGTCGAGCTACTCAAAGGAGCAGCGGCAACGCTCTACGGCTCGGGCGCAATGGGCGGCGTGGTCAATGTATACGGTCATCTCCCTGAAAAAGAGGAAATCCTGGCCGGCTCAAGCATCGGATTCTATGATGCACCTCCGTCCGATGACCAGAGTGCCTATCGTGAGAGCTATACCCCGGTCTTCTGGAACAGCTATGTCGGTTACGGCAACAAGGACGACAAATGGCGCTACAGCGTGCTCTACAGCCATAGCGACGACAACGGCTACAGGGAAAACACCGACAGCTACCTGAACGACCTGAAGATCAAGGCAAGGTACGATATCGACGCCACGCAGTACCTACAGCTCAGTGCGTTCTACAATGCAACGGTGGGCGGATATGGAAGAACGTGGCCCTATGTTGCCGGTGCTGGCGGAACAGTAACAAGCACATCCCCCGAACTAGCTTATGACATTAACAATCCAACGGCTTATGGCGACGACACTACATTGAGAAAAAACGCTCTTGTCGGTTTGAACTATGTCAAGATGTTCAGTGACGACGTCTCTCTGGACACACGCCTGTATTACACGCACAATGGAACCCGTTATGAGTATAATCCGACGGCCACTGCCGAACTTGTAACAGCGGCGGCTGGTCCAATTCCCGCAACCTACCAGCAGCCCGGATCTTTCAATGAGACCTACTCCGACCGGGTCGGTGCAGGCACGAAACTCGACTGGAAAGTCAGTGACGCCCACCGCCTCCTCTTCGGTGTGGACGGCAACTTCACCAATGTGATGTCGACGCAGGTCACGGCCACCACTCCGGTCGCAGGTGTTCTGAACGACATCCAGGAAAGCAATTTCGCAAGTTTCCTACAGGATGAGTGGAAAATCACCGACCGCCTGACGTCCCTCGCATCAGTCCGCTACGACTGGAACGGCATCAGCGATGACATGGCTGGAACCACCCCCATCCAGAACAAATCGGTTGACGCTGTAAGCCCTCGCGTGGCATTGAACTACAAGGCGATGGACGACATGAGCTTCCGCGCCTCATGGGGCAGGAGCTTCAGGGCACCCTCGCTCTATGAGCGGTTCGTTCGTGACGGTGGATTTGCGACATTGACGCCGAACCCCGCCCTCGACAAGGAGACCATGACAGCATGGGAAGCTGGCGTTTTCAAACAGTTCGGCGAACGGGTTGCGCTTGACATCGCCGGATTCATCAACAACTACAACGACCTGATCGAATCCACGGTTATTACAGCTCCGTCTACATATCAATACCAGAACATCAGCAAAGCGCGCATCTGGGGTATCGAAACGAACCTGAACATCAAGCCGGTAGATGAAGTGAATGTCAACCTTGCATACACATACATGAATGCAAAGAACGAGTCGTACGATCCGGCAACCGCATCCAGCAGCGTCACGAACAACCCTGACCCTGATTGGCTCGCTTACAGACCAGAGCACACGGCGTCAGCCAGCACGACATGGAAAGCCACGAAGGATCTGGCTCTGAACGTCAATGGACGCTACGTCAGCAAGTACAAAAACATCAACATGTACAACAACGTTGCCGGCACAAACTACCCCGGCGACTTCGTGGTGCTCGGCGTCGGTGCGAAGTACAAGGTGAACGACAACTTCTCTACCTCGCTCGTGTGCAACAACATCAACAACACACAGTATGAGGAGGTAATGTATTTCCGCGCACCCGGCCGCAGCTATGTGCTGGGAGTAGACTTCAGCTACTGA
- a CDS encoding aminotransferase class I/II-fold pyridoxal phosphate-dependent enzyme codes for MEKPKDLFKKCFDFTLADEVKAQGVYPFFHPIDENEGPVVSFGGRKLVMAGSNNYLGLTSDPRVKASSIAAIEKYGTSCSGSRYMTGTVTLHIELEEQLADFFEKERCLLFSTGYQTGQGIIPTLVQRGEYIVSDRDNHASLVAASIMAQGGGANLVRYNHNNMDDLERVLQKIPDNAGRMIVSDGVFSVSGEIVDLPRLVELAKKYNARIVIDDAHAVGVIGQGGRGTPSEFDLVDDVDLIMGTFSKTFGSLGGYVVGDDKVIDYIKHNASSLIFSASPTPASVAAVLTTLKIIREQPELMERLVSNTDYVRQGLLKAGFKLMPSRTAIVTVLISDQMKTLYFWKRLFEAGVYVNAFIRPGVMPGHEALRTSFMATHEKEHLDKVITEFCTIGKELGVI; via the coding sequence GTGGAGAAACCCAAAGATCTTTTCAAGAAATGCTTTGACTTCACCCTTGCCGATGAAGTGAAGGCCCAGGGCGTTTATCCGTTCTTCCACCCCATAGACGAAAACGAAGGCCCGGTCGTATCATTCGGCGGCCGCAAGCTGGTGATGGCCGGCTCCAACAACTACCTCGGCCTGACCTCCGACCCCAGAGTCAAGGCTTCCTCCATTGCCGCCATCGAGAAATACGGAACCAGCTGCAGCGGATCGCGCTACATGACCGGCACCGTCACCCTCCACATCGAACTTGAGGAACAGCTGGCGGACTTTTTCGAAAAGGAACGCTGCCTGCTCTTCAGCACCGGCTACCAGACCGGCCAGGGCATCATTCCAACCCTCGTGCAGCGAGGTGAATACATAGTCTCCGACCGCGACAACCATGCAAGCCTCGTGGCGGCCTCCATCATGGCACAGGGCGGAGGGGCCAACCTCGTCCGTTACAACCATAACAACATGGACGACCTCGAACGGGTCCTCCAGAAGATCCCGGACAACGCAGGACGCATGATCGTCTCCGACGGTGTGTTCTCCGTTTCTGGTGAAATCGTTGACCTTCCGCGCCTCGTTGAGCTCGCAAAGAAATACAACGCGCGTATCGTCATCGACGACGCCCACGCTGTCGGCGTGATCGGCCAAGGCGGCAGGGGCACCCCGTCCGAGTTCGATCTCGTGGATGACGTCGACCTCATCATGGGCACCTTCTCGAAAACCTTCGGTTCGCTCGGCGGATACGTTGTCGGCGACGACAAGGTGATCGACTACATCAAGCACAACGCATCTTCCCTCATCTTCAGCGCCTCGCCGACCCCGGCAAGCGTTGCGGCAGTACTCACCACCCTCAAGATCATCCGCGAGCAGCCGGAACTGATGGAGCGCCTCGTCTCGAACACCGACTATGTCCGTCAGGGACTCCTGAAGGCGGGCTTCAAGCTCATGCCCTCGCGCACCGCCATCGTCACCGTACTCATCAGCGACCAGATGAAGACCCTCTACTTCTGGAAGAGGCTCTTTGAAGCAGGCGTGTATGTGAACGCATTCATCCGCCCCGGCGTCATGCCCGGTCACGAAGCGCTCCGCACAAGCTTCATGGCCACCCATGAGAAGGAGCACCTCGACAAGGTCATCACCGAGTTCTGCACCATCGGCAAAGAGCTCGGCGTGATTTAA
- a CDS encoding NAD-dependent epimerase/dehydratase family protein encodes MAETILVTGSTGFIGRRMLVHPSLCGERVRVLLRAESPVRDMPDGVEAIRADFLDPQALHRALSGVDRIIHLAGVTKAPDEPAFDEGNVLPVRNLLLAVRQHNPGLRRFVLVSSLAAAGPAREGIDGVREEDAPHPVSAYGRSKLRGEEAALEFAGDVPLTILRPPAVYGPGDRDVLQVFQMLRNGVLVTAGNARRQRFSMIHVDDLVRGIMMAARAESPSGRIYNITSSVPWSWDGVVAAARPALGLRNVLRISLPAPAVMLLGTLAGKAASVIGRTSILNRDKAVELLQDYWVSSPRRAAEELGFTSEITPEEGVAGTIAWARRDGLL; translated from the coding sequence ATGGCTGAAACAATACTGGTAACGGGCTCTACAGGATTCATCGGGCGAAGGATGCTCGTTCATCCCTCCCTTTGCGGCGAAAGGGTGCGGGTGCTGCTCCGTGCTGAAAGTCCCGTGCGCGATATGCCGGATGGTGTCGAAGCCATCCGGGCAGACTTTCTGGACCCTCAGGCGCTTCATCGCGCCCTCAGCGGTGTGGACCGGATCATTCATCTCGCCGGGGTGACCAAGGCTCCGGATGAGCCAGCTTTTGACGAGGGCAACGTGCTTCCCGTCAGGAACCTCCTGCTTGCTGTACGACAGCACAACCCCGGGCTTCGGCGTTTCGTTCTGGTTTCGTCGCTTGCCGCCGCCGGGCCTGCAAGAGAAGGTATTGATGGTGTCCGGGAAGAGGACGCTCCGCACCCCGTCAGCGCATACGGACGCAGCAAACTCCGTGGCGAAGAGGCGGCGCTGGAGTTCGCGGGCGACGTCCCTCTGACCATCCTCCGGCCTCCGGCCGTCTACGGCCCCGGTGACCGTGACGTGCTGCAGGTGTTCCAGATGCTCCGGAACGGGGTGCTGGTTACCGCCGGCAATGCACGCCGGCAGCGCTTCAGCATGATCCATGTGGATGACCTGGTCCGCGGCATCATGATGGCAGCCCGCGCTGAGTCCCCGAGCGGCCGTATTTACAATATAACCTCTTCCGTGCCCTGGTCCTGGGACGGGGTCGTGGCCGCCGCCCGCCCCGCGCTGGGACTCCGGAATGTGCTGCGCATTTCGCTGCCGGCACCGGCCGTCATGCTGCTTGGCACCCTTGCCGGCAAAGCGGCCTCGGTTATCGGCAGGACTTCCATCCTCAATCGCGACAAGGCGGTCGAACTCCTGCAGGACTACTGGGTATCCTCACCCCGCCGGGCGGCGGAGGAGCTTGGCTTTACGTCTGAAATCACTCCCGAGGAAGGGGTTGCCGGTACCATCGCATGGGCCCGGCGGGATGGCCTCTTGTGA